A genomic segment from Neobacillus sp. YX16 encodes:
- the mraY gene encoding phospho-N-acetylmuramoyl-pentapeptide-transferase, which produces MRDQIIPALIAFVVVAILSPLLIAVLKKLRLIQPIRKELPSDHQLKNGTPLMFGIILFVGIIVSILFSPTPLMYFLSTTYILFSFVGFLDDFWKASRQDPGGVSGKTKLIFQFIFTGTLLFYVIKELGVDTSITINNTISLNLPMVVYVIVITLFVVGSANAINFTDGLDGLLGVVAIPTYFFFFMVSDRSEVQIFCLIMIGCLLGFLIYNIYPAKAFMGDTGSLAIGGSLSFLAVLEKVEILIPILFFIYFAEQLSVILQVSSFKLTHKRIFRMTPIHYHFGLKYGWSETTIVTVFGFISWFCAFISLIYWKFLLNP; this is translated from the coding sequence TTTTGTAGTTGTTGCAATTTTATCTCCACTATTAATTGCTGTTTTGAAAAAACTTAGACTCATTCAACCGATAAGAAAAGAACTTCCTTCCGATCATCAGTTAAAAAATGGCACTCCGTTAATGTTTGGAATAATTCTTTTTGTAGGAATTATAGTATCCATTCTTTTTTCACCTACTCCATTAATGTATTTCTTGTCTACTACCTACATTCTTTTTAGTTTTGTTGGCTTTTTGGATGATTTTTGGAAAGCTTCTCGTCAAGATCCGGGAGGGGTATCTGGTAAGACCAAACTTATTTTTCAATTTATTTTTACTGGTACTTTGCTTTTTTACGTGATCAAGGAACTAGGCGTAGACACCAGCATTACTATTAATAATACTATTTCCTTAAATCTTCCAATGGTGGTATATGTTATTGTCATTACCTTATTTGTCGTAGGTTCTGCAAATGCCATAAATTTCACGGATGGATTAGATGGCCTTTTAGGAGTTGTTGCAATCCCAACATACTTTTTCTTTTTTATGGTTTCAGACAGATCAGAGGTGCAAATCTTTTGTTTAATTATGATTGGATGTTTACTCGGCTTTCTCATTTATAACATATATCCAGCCAAAGCTTTCATGGGAGATACGGGATCACTAGCGATAGGGGGATCGCTTTCATTTCTTGCTGTTCTTGAGAAAGTTGAAATTTTAATTCCTATTTTGTTCTTTATATATTTTGCTGAACAACTTTCGGTTATTTTACAAGTTTCGTCATTTAAACTTACGCATAAGCGTATTTTCAGAATGACACCCATTCACTATCACTTTGGCTTAAAATATGGGTGGTCCGAAACTACAATTGTCACAGTTTTTGGGTTTATTTCTTGGTTTTGTGCTTTTATCAGTTTAATTTATTGGAAATTTCTTCTAAATCCATAA